The following are encoded in a window of Acropora muricata isolate sample 2 chromosome 6, ASM3666990v1, whole genome shotgun sequence genomic DNA:
- the LOC136918962 gene encoding protein fuzzy homolog — translation MDTLTSFFRSLDACAWREFNMAAYLVCLTTDGGIPLFTRTKGNLPQLPFPVIGSLNGVCMFASNQDASLLNTVTDDAKVVWKVFHEKITLIIATSDDCASDLHLTRLLEFVFNSMVLLLGINELTNIRNVELLKRDLRCCYSIIDSFLEGTSLTGNITKAVDVILCSDVSVLQEFLDDFASAVNSQFGCLLVMGKVAVATERWWELTGLETVLLSFLVRALPPCSSRDIPVYLPYGSPKVPHRLLTFQLIEGVEVCVICGPQPTLQDTETKYLDQYWRLAVDMLKSSRRSHPRNLPGDIVLDMGILGFLLVNRDERKCLSSVHPSGVMTGVDSQSNLTGGGMSIAKRKSILVSFYKSVVGTLFPPHELAASLTDEPSSELHSSLPHQAMETYMCSNDHKCYAIRNATHELYLLFAVDVPNYALGSVASNTLNVLTKGKLV, via the exons TTGACATCTTTCTTTCGGAGCTTAGACGCATGCGCCTGGCGCGAATTCAATATGGCGGCTTATTTGGTTTGTTTGACCACGGATGGTGGAATTCCATTGTTCACTCGAACCAAAGGAAATTTACCACAG TTACCTTTTCCTGTTATTGGTTCACTTAACGGCGTTTGTATGTTTGCGAGCAACCAAGATGCCTCGCTGCTCAACACAGTCACTGATGATGCTAAAGTTGTTTGGAAGGTCTTTCATGAAAA GATCACGTTAATCATCGCAACTTCGGATGACTGTGCGAGTGACTTACATCTTACCAGACTTTTGGAGTTTGTGTTTAATTCCATG GTCTTGTTATTGGGAATTAATGAGCTTACAAATATCAGAAATGTGGAGCTTCTTAAGAGGGATTTACGG tGTTGTTACAGTATAATTGACAGCTTCTTGGAAGGCACAAGTTTAACAGGGAATATAACAAAAGCAGTTGATGTCATTCTTTGTTCTGATGTGTCCGTCTTGCAG GAGTTTCTGGATGACTTTGCAAGTGCAGTTAACAGTCAATTTGGGTGTTTGCTTGTGATGGGAAAAGTGGCAGTTGCAACAGAACGCTG GTGGGAGTTGACAGGCTTGGAAACAGTTTTGCTATCATTTCTTGTCAGAGCATTGCCACCTTGTTCTTCCCGTGATATCCCTGTCTATCTTCCCTACGGCAGTCCAAAG gTTCCTCACAGGCTTTTGACTTTCCAA CTAATTGAAGGTGTGGAGGTTTGTGTAATATGTGGGCCCCAACCAACACTTCAGGATACTGAAACTAAG TACTTGGACCAGTACTGGAGGTTAGCTGTAGACATGCTAAAATCCAGTCGCAGGTCACACCCAAGAAATCTTCCTGGAGACATAGTTCTTGATATGGGAATCCTTGG GTTTTTGTTGGTGAACAGAGATGAAAGGAAATGCTTGTCAAGTGTGCATCCATCTGGAGTAATGACTGGTGTGGATTCACAAAGCAACTTAACAG GGGGTGGAATGTCTATTGCCAAGAGAAAATCAATTTTAGTGTCGTTTTATAAGTCGGTTGTTGGAACATTGTTTCCACCCCATGAGTTGGCAGCTTCTCTGACAG ATGAGCCTTCATCTGAGTTACACAGCAGCCTCCCCCATCAAGCCATGGAAACTTACATGTGCAGCAATGATCACAAGTGTTATGCTATTCGAAATGCAACTCACGAGTTGTACTTGCTCTTCGCTGTCGATGTACCTAACTATGCACTTGG gTCAGTGGCTAGCAACACACTAAATGTCTTAACTAAAGGGAAACTAGTGTGA